acagtgggtcaactgccttgttcaggggcagaacgaccgatttttaccttgtcaactcggggattcacTCTAACCACtcgtctacctgccgccccgaatCACCACAAATAGAACACTGATCGTCCAATCAGAGCGGCCTGGATGCCGCTACCATTCCACTCACAGACAAACTTACACTAACTAAGATCACAATATTTGGGGCTGACGATAACGGTTTTGAGGAGTATAATCAGAAGAACTAAGTATGCTGTTGGTATCTACAGTAACCACAGAGAATATATTGCACATTTTACACTAATTAAAAATATTTCAGTCAATGTTTGTGCTTCAGAATGCTACATTACTGTACATACTATCGTGGCTTTGATACAAATTTTGAACACCTTTCTAATTAGCTTTGTTATTCATCTTCTGTACATTGAGTGAACTCTGTCATAAAGACCATGTAATATGTAAACACGGATAAAGGATCTATAGCAGAACTGCTCTAGCATGGTGATGTGCTAATTCTGACTCAAGGTGTGGCACGGGAGGTCAGGGCATAGCTCCACCATAGGGGGTTGGCTGTGCTGCTATGGCCAGTTGGCTGAAAAGCTCAGGAGAAACTGGAGGTAGAGGGGGCTATAGATCAAGACTGGGGATCAGGGTTGAGTTGTTGGTCGGGTGTCCAGGCCTCAGTTTGGGGAATTCAGGAGGGGTAGAGGGCCTGGACTGGGCCTGGACTGGGTGCCGAGTTGGAGGGGGATGCTAGGTCTGGACTGGGGAGGGGGTGATGAGTTAATGGGGGTTGCTGGGTCCTGACTGGGGAGGGGTGCTAAGGAATATCTGCAGGGCAGGGGTGAAGATCAGGATGGTCCCTAGGACCGACACAGTGAGGAAGGCCCACAGGAAGATCCTGTCCAGAACCTGAGCCACAAACTTCCAGTCCTGGACCACCTGAAAACAGGAAGAACAGGAAAAATCAGGGAAACAGGAACAAATTCAGTATCTTAGTATTACATTATATAAATGGCATGACACTACATATCATGTTGATTAAAACATATAGCATGGTGACCCACCTCTCTGATAAAGTGTTCCTTACGTATATGGCAGCTGATGTAACGCACGGAGTACGTAGCTCTCTCCAGCATGGTGACCCAGGCTTGACTCTCATCTTCCTTCCCCTCCAGAGGACTCTGTCCATGGGCCCCGCTGCTCCTCTGACCCCCTCTCCGGCCCCCAGACCGGGGATTCAGCTCAGGACTCTCCGGCGCCAGCTCGGGGTAGTGGTACCGGTCAGTGTGGCCCCGCATGCACAGCATCCGAGGTAGCCTCTGAAGGAAGAGGGAGCGAACCCAGGGGGACATGGGGTGGTAGGTGGCTGAGGACCGGTGGTGCACGTTGATGACAAACACTGTGACGATGATGGAGAGGGTGACGAAGATCATGATGAAGAGGAGGTACTCCCCGATGAGAGGGATGACCTTGGAGGAAGACGGGATGATCTCTTCTATGACCAGGAGGAACACAGTGAGAGACACAAGgacggaggtggagagagagagcttctCCCCTTCATCTGACGGCAGATAGAACACCAGCACGGTCAGGAACGACAGACCGAGGCACGGAATAATTAGAAACAGTGTATAGAACAGCGGGAGACGTTTCAGAATGAACGAGTACGTTATAAAGGGGAAGGCGTACAGCCCGTCTCGCCGGTTTCCTCTGGCCCCCGTGGCGTTCAGGATCTCCCACTCGCCGTTGTCGAAGAAGTCCTTCCTGTCGACATAGTCGTCTAACAGGATCATGTCCACCATGTTACCATCGTAGGTCCAGGAGCCAAACTTCATGGAGCAGTTCTGTCTGTCGAAGGGGAAGAAGGTGACGTCCATAGTGCAGGCCGACTTGTAGCTGGCCGGAGGGGTCCACGTGATTCTACCGTTGGACTTAACGATGGCTTTGGTCATCAGGGAGCCCTCGAACCGCCCGTCAgcactgggagaggagagaggggcagggggtaAGATTAGGGTTAATATTATGGTTAGGGTGTGTATAAGTCCGAAACTTATTTTACTAGCacttccactttttgtattcttTTGAGCATGGATTAATATAATTATGTGATTTTTGCATCTCGGCCTCCTTGGATTATTCGTCAAGTACTTTTTGAACTCGGATATTTTTTCCCCCTACACACTGGCCACCTTTCATTGTAGCCTGAGAGCTAACCTCCATACTGGCTCTCTAGGGTGtgtaaaaaaacatatatttcttAGGAATacatcaaacaaacaaaaaaggatATAGAGTATCAATGTGGGCTATTAGTGTGAAAATAGGTGAAGGTTACACTGTCTTGTCTGAAGACTTTATGCTAAATGAACCCTTCATAACATGATGACATCATCATTGAGCTTACTTCTCATAGAGCACAATGTCGGGCAACCAGATAGTCTCAGATGGAACTCTGATCGATGTGATCCCACCATAGTCCTCAGGGTTCCATCGCAGTTTATAATCTATCCACTCCTGttgaggggagaaaaaaaaactgatTGTTATCCATCTATTCTCTTCTGTGGGCAACAGTTTCTATGCCTCTTACAAGCCAcagtaacaccccccccccccccccccccccccctctcctcacctgccACAGCCACACATTAGTGGTCATCAGCTGATTCTTCtcatcctgtgtgtgtatgtgagagagcga
The Oncorhynchus mykiss isolate Arlee chromosome 31, USDA_OmykA_1.1, whole genome shotgun sequence genome window above contains:
- the chrnb3a gene encoding neuronal acetylcholine receptor subunit non-alpha-3 codes for the protein MRIIMNLPVSVLVLSAMCAFCLGTIPGEFGSLAEMEDLLLRNLFQGYQRWVRPIQHANDTVTVRFGLKISQLVDVDEKNQLMTTNVWLWQEWIDYKLRWNPEDYGGITSIRVPSETIWLPDIVLYENADGRFEGSLMTKAIVKSNGRITWTPPASYKSACTMDVTFFPFDRQNCSMKFGSWTYDGNMVDMILLDDYVDRKDFFDNGEWEILNATGARGNRRDGLYAFPFITYSFILKRLPLFYTLFLIIPCLGLSFLTVLVFYLPSDEGEKLSLSTSVLVSLTVFLLVIEEIIPSSSKVIPLIGEYLLFIMIFVTLSIIVTVFVINVHHRSSATYHPMSPWVRSLFLQRLPRMLCMRGHTDRYHYPELAPESPELNPRSGGRRGGQRSSGAHGQSPLEGKEDESQAWVTMLERATYSVRYISCHIRKEHFIREVVQDWKFVAQVLDRIFLWAFLTVSVLGTILIFTPALQIFLSTPPQSGPSNPH